The following coding sequences are from one Arthrobacter sp. PvP023 window:
- a CDS encoding nucleoside deaminase, producing the protein MSNKPGDRTATEAAASAAATYDEAAFEAAVRAAEQSLSEGGIPIGAALARGSEVIASGHNERVQHGDPIAHGEMAALRAAGRQKSYRDTTLYTTLAPCAMCTGTIIQFKIPRVVVGEARTFPGEFELLRSRGVEVLVLDDRRCVDMMLGFQRDYPELWAEDIAEDEPTDADRRVPGK; encoded by the coding sequence ATGAGCAATAAACCAGGCGACCGTACCGCCACCGAGGCAGCCGCCTCAGCCGCTGCCACCTACGATGAGGCAGCCTTCGAAGCAGCTGTCCGGGCCGCGGAGCAGAGCCTCAGTGAAGGCGGCATTCCCATCGGGGCCGCCCTCGCGAGGGGGAGCGAGGTGATCGCCAGCGGCCATAACGAGCGGGTACAGCATGGAGATCCCATCGCCCACGGCGAGATGGCGGCGCTCCGCGCTGCCGGACGCCAGAAGAGTTACCGCGACACGACGCTCTACACCACCCTGGCGCCGTGCGCGATGTGCACCGGGACGATCATCCAGTTCAAGATTCCGCGGGTGGTGGTGGGGGAGGCCAGGACGTTTCCTGGCGAATTCGAGCTCCTGCGCTCGCGGGGTGTCGAAGTGCTGGTGCTGGACGACCGGCGCTGCGTGGACATGATGCTCGGTTTCCAGCGCGACTACCCGGAGTTGTGGGCTGAGGACATCGCCGAGGACGAACCCACGGACGCTGACCGCCGCGTCCCGGGGAAATAG
- a CDS encoding heme-binding protein: MTEQQPFEVVQRFPDFEVRRYPAHAVAEVKVNATFDSAGNAAFRLLFGYISGNNTARESVSMTAPVLQSPASSRKLAMTAPVVQSGAPGDSEFVVAFVLPASMTAATAPVPNNPQVEIRSVPGSVAAVLGFSGRGTEAAFGKRNSVLQEALAQAGLRPVGAPRFARFDPPFKPWFLRKNEVVQDIEESAGLAGHRGGPHEQ; the protein is encoded by the coding sequence ATGACTGAACAGCAGCCTTTTGAAGTCGTCCAACGGTTTCCGGATTTTGAAGTGCGCCGTTACCCGGCGCACGCCGTCGCCGAAGTGAAGGTGAACGCGACCTTCGACAGTGCGGGCAACGCCGCTTTTCGGCTTCTTTTCGGTTACATCAGCGGTAACAACACCGCACGCGAGTCCGTGTCCATGACCGCCCCGGTGCTGCAAAGTCCCGCGTCATCCCGGAAGCTGGCAATGACGGCGCCGGTGGTCCAGAGCGGGGCCCCCGGCGACAGCGAATTCGTTGTTGCGTTCGTTCTTCCCGCCAGCATGACGGCGGCAACAGCACCCGTGCCGAATAATCCGCAAGTGGAAATCCGGTCCGTGCCCGGTTCTGTGGCCGCCGTCCTGGGATTCTCCGGCAGGGGGACCGAAGCTGCGTTCGGGAAGCGGAACAGTGTCCTGCAGGAAGCCCTGGCTCAAGCCGGCCTCAGGCCGGTCGGAGCGCCGCGGTTCGCACGCTTTGACCCGCCTTTCAAACCCTGGTTCCTCAGGAAGAACGAGGTGGTCCAGGATATCGAGGAGTCGGCGGGACTTGCCGGCCACAGAGGAGGGCCGCATGAGCAATAA